In the Balaenoptera musculus isolate JJ_BM4_2016_0621 chromosome 20, mBalMus1.pri.v3, whole genome shotgun sequence genome, ggggcctgggcagGGGCCGGGCAGGCTGTGCCGTGGAGGCTGGAGGGGCAGCAGGGGTGCTGGGCATGGGGGCGAACGCCCCAGGCGCTTTCTGTTTCCAGGGCGGCTCTGCGGGCATGGATGTGTTTCAGAAGGTGGAGAAGATAGGAGAGGGCACCTATGGGGTGGTGTACAAGGCCAAGAACAAGGAGACCGGGCAGCTCGTGGCCCTCAAGAAGATTAGGCTGGATTTGTGAGTGCTGGGACGGCCTCTGAGACCCCCTGGTCCAGGGGTGACCCACAGCCCACCCATCCGTCCCTCATCACAGGGTTTCGTGTTCCACTCGTTTTCCGAGTGCTCCCCAGTTACACGGGGGCCACAGAGGTGCAGCCCTCACGCGTCCTCACCCCGACCAGGCTTTGCCCCCGGCCGCTGGGGGTGACGGGTGTGTGCCGAGGAGCACAGAGCCCCATcgctggggagaggggggtgggCATCCTTAGGGAATAAGCAACACAGGTGACACTCCccgcctgccccccgccccccggcagAAGGGCCTGCTCAGCTCCTGCCTCCACTGCTGTACCACTCTCTTCTCCAGGGAGACCGAGGGGGTCCCAAGCACCGCCATCAGGGAGATCTCCCTGCTCAAAGAGCTTAAACATCCCAACATCGTCAGGTGAGGCGGGAAGGAGTGGGGAAGTGGGCCTCTCCTAGCCCAGCTGGGAGCCGCATGCTGACTGGTGTCGCCCGGCCAGGCTGCTGGACGTGGTGCACAGCGAGAAGAAGCTTTACCTGGTGTTTGAGTTCCTCAGCCAGGACCTGAAGAAGTACATGGACTCCACCCCAGCCTCTGAGCTCCCCCTGCATTTAGTCAAGGTACCGGGGGAAGGACAGGGGGCAACCAGCGAACGCCCGCTCAGCCAGCCCCGCCTCCGCTCAGCCAGCTCTTTCTCACGCTCGCTGTTCCAGAGCTACCTCTTCCAGCTGCTGCAGGGGGTGAACTTCTGCCACTCACATCGGGTCATCCACCGAGACCTGAAGCCCCAGAATCTGCTCATCAGTGAGTTGGGGGCCATCAAGCTGGCTGACTTTGGACTGGCTCGGGCCTTCGGGGTGCCCCTGCGCACCTACACCCATGAGGTACCGCAggacagaggggagagaagggatgtCCCCCGTGCACCCAGCCACCCTGAATGATGCTGTTTTCTTGTCCCCACAGGTGGTGACACTCTGGTATCGTGCCCCCGAGATCCTCTTGGGAAGCAGATTCTACTCGACAGCTGTGGATGTCTGGAGCATTGGTTGCATCTTCGCAGAGATGGTAGAGAGAGGGCCACACATGGCCACAGGGAGGCCACAGGCAGGGtcctctggggtggggggtagaaGGGGCTCTGATTATCCTATTAGAAGTGGATTAAGGGGTGTTTGGGACTGGCTAAGGTCTTTTTCCAGAAAAGGCCAGGATTTTTAGCACAGCCCT is a window encoding:
- the CDK3 gene encoding cyclin-dependent kinase 3 isoform X1 translates to MGANAPGAFCFQGGSAGMDVFQKVEKIGEGTYGVVYKAKNKETGQLVALKKIRLDLETEGVPSTAIREISLLKELKHPNIVRLLDVVHSEKKLYLVFEFLSQDLKKYMDSTPASELPLHLVKSYLFQLLQGVNFCHSHRVIHRDLKPQNLLISELGAIKLADFGLARAFGVPLRTYTHEVVTLWYRAPEILLGSRFYSTAVDVWSIGCIFAEMVTRKALFPGDSEIDQLFRIFRTLGTPSEAMWPGVTQLPDYKGSFPKWTRKGLEEIVPHLEPEGKDLLMQLLQYDPSRRISAKAALAHPYFSSTETSPAPRQCVLEGFCR
- the CDK3 gene encoding cyclin-dependent kinase 3 isoform X2, which codes for MDVFQKVEKIGEGTYGVVYKAKNKETGQLVALKKIRLDLETEGVPSTAIREISLLKELKHPNIVRLLDVVHSEKKLYLVFEFLSQDLKKYMDSTPASELPLHLVKSYLFQLLQGVNFCHSHRVIHRDLKPQNLLISELGAIKLADFGLARAFGVPLRTYTHEVVTLWYRAPEILLGSRFYSTAVDVWSIGCIFAEMVTRKALFPGDSEIDQLFRIFRTLGTPSEAMWPGVTQLPDYKGSFPKWTRKGLEEIVPHLEPEGKDLLMQLLQYDPSRRISAKAALAHPYFSSTETSPAPRQCVLEGFCR